In Sediminispirochaeta bajacaliforniensis DSM 16054, one genomic interval encodes:
- a CDS encoding response regulator transcription factor, with protein sequence MEERTKILIVDDEPINLDFFDVMLSKLGFEIGRAEDGEEALEQIKAFNPDLIILDNVMPKMSGWQVTRIVKQDPLFEKYHDIPIIMFSAMDDVKDKIEGFELGVEDYITKPFNFSEVLARIRAVLRGKELYQQILHREKEIAVSIDLRRRFDSFADQAKESLGTLLSACEHVKADDENAITGYLGKVHDEVDAVLRSLDLLEKEIHERRSEPLIGSSALDDLDKRFDSHFRRLKENADTMGEVRE encoded by the coding sequence ATGGAAGAAAGAACCAAAATTCTTATTGTTGACGACGAACCAATAAATCTCGATTTTTTCGATGTAATGCTTAGTAAGCTCGGTTTTGAGATCGGCAGGGCTGAGGATGGTGAGGAAGCCCTTGAGCAGATTAAAGCTTTCAATCCCGATCTTATTATTTTGGATAATGTGATGCCGAAGATGTCTGGGTGGCAGGTAACCCGCATCGTTAAACAGGATCCTTTGTTTGAAAAGTATCATGATATTCCCATTATCATGTTTTCGGCCATGGATGATGTGAAGGATAAGATAGAGGGATTTGAGCTGGGGGTGGAAGATTACATCACGAAGCCCTTTAATTTTTCCGAGGTTCTTGCTCGGATTCGGGCGGTCCTGCGAGGAAAGGAGCTCTATCAGCAGATCCTGCATCGTGAGAAAGAGATCGCCGTTTCAATCGATTTGCGGAGACGGTTTGATTCCTTTGCCGATCAGGCGAAAGAATCTCTCGGCACATTGCTTTCCGCCTGTGAGCATGTGAAAGCGGATGATGAGAATGCCATTACGGGCTATCTTGGAAAGGTCCATGATGAGGTTGATGCTGTTCTCCGCTCCCTTGATCTTCTCGAGAAGGAGATACATGAACGAAGGTCTGAGCCTCTGATTGGCAGTTCGGCACTTGATGATCTTGATAAACGTTTTGACAGTCACTTTCGTCGGCTTAAGGAAAATGCCGACACTATGGGGGAAGTGAGGGAATAG